The Vescimonas coprocola genome includes a window with the following:
- a CDS encoding alpha/beta hydrolase yields MTNLTEFTFLSSDGKTRLHAMQWLPEGTPRAVLQISHGVAEHIGRYDGFARYLNEQGIAVVGHDHLGHGGSLPEGGTPVYFGDGTPWETVVADIQLLHEQLRREFPGVPLCLMGHSMGSFLARSYLIRYPGTLQAAILMGTGWQPQAKLTGGRAVAEVVCAAQGPSSASKLVNDLAFGGYNKAFAPNRTGYDWLSADSENVDRYIADPLCGADATVGLFRQMLHGIAFNQNPKNLTRMDSSLPVLLISGDRDPVGDMGKGVRRTAAAFRKAGLSDVTVKLYPGLRHEILNEGPMRQTVYEDIWHWLEPHLPTR; encoded by the coding sequence GGAACGCCTCGTGCCGTGCTGCAAATTTCCCACGGTGTAGCCGAGCATATCGGCCGCTACGACGGCTTTGCCCGCTACCTCAATGAGCAGGGGATCGCCGTGGTGGGCCACGACCATCTGGGCCACGGCGGCTCTCTGCCGGAGGGCGGCACCCCCGTCTACTTTGGCGACGGCACCCCTTGGGAGACAGTGGTGGCGGATATCCAGCTGCTGCACGAGCAGTTGCGGCGGGAGTTTCCCGGTGTGCCGCTGTGCCTCATGGGCCACAGCATGGGCTCCTTTCTGGCCCGCAGCTATCTGATCCGCTACCCCGGTACCCTGCAGGCCGCCATCCTCATGGGCACCGGCTGGCAGCCACAGGCCAAGCTGACCGGAGGCCGTGCCGTGGCGGAGGTGGTCTGCGCCGCACAGGGACCCTCCTCTGCCAGCAAGCTGGTGAACGATCTGGCCTTCGGCGGCTACAACAAGGCCTTTGCTCCCAACCGCACCGGCTATGACTGGCTGTCGGCGGACTCTGAGAACGTGGATCGCTACATTGCCGACCCCCTCTGCGGCGCCGATGCCACGGTGGGGCTGTTCCGCCAGATGCTCCACGGCATCGCCTTCAACCAGAACCCCAAGAATCTGACCCGCATGGACAGCAGCCTGCCGGTGCTGCTGATCTCCGGCGACCGGGACCCGGTGGGCGATATGGGTAAGGGCGTCCGCCGCACCGCCGCCGCCTTCCGCAAGGCGGGCCTGTCGGATGTGACTGTGAAGCTGTATCCCGGTCTGAGACACGAGATCCTCAATGAAGGCCCCATGCGCCAGACGGTCTATGAGGACATCTGGCACTGGCTGGAGCCGCATCTGCCGACCCGTTAA
- a CDS encoding GspE/PulE family protein, translated as MAYMRLGDLLVASGTITEQQLERALALQKETKQRLGDALIQNGFITEAQLIDALRVQLGVDFVDLTAISIPVELAQYVPRNIAKKYCVVPVKLVRNSLYLAMSDPLDFVAQDEVKTASRKRIIPMIATRKAVEQAISRLYGNEGTARVIEEMKREAGSSSDVIPAQMAQDTADPRESAPTIRFVNALIERAYTERASDIHLEPQEGEMVVRMRIDGLLRRILTVPADLQNTVISRLKIMGGMNIAEHKIPQDGHAIQSVRGHSLDLRISSMPTVYGEKMVLRLLDKSAQALSKSQLGLEGQDLDNYNALLRNTSGVILLVGPTGSGKSTTMCNMIRDLSREEINIVTLEDPVEYHIPGVSQCQINEKTGMTFASGLRAILRQDPDIISVGEIRDGETASIAMRAAITGHLVFSTLHTNDAVSAVYRLKDVGVEPWLVASALRGVVSQRLLRKVCPHCKKGYQPSAEELALLGMPEDSHVTFYKGEGCPECHHSGYTGRRAAFEILMLNGRLRRLISEGANEERLTEEARKNGFRSMRESCRRLVLEGVTSAEEAARIINTTVDE; from the coding sequence ATGGCCTATATGCGCTTGGGCGATCTGCTGGTGGCGTCCGGGACCATCACAGAGCAGCAGCTGGAGCGTGCTCTGGCGCTCCAGAAGGAGACCAAGCAGCGGCTGGGCGACGCATTGATCCAGAACGGCTTCATCACGGAGGCGCAGCTCATCGACGCTCTGCGAGTGCAGCTGGGCGTGGACTTTGTGGACCTGACGGCCATTTCCATTCCCGTGGAGCTGGCCCAGTATGTCCCCCGGAACATCGCCAAGAAATACTGCGTGGTGCCGGTGAAGCTGGTACGCAACAGCCTGTATCTGGCCATGAGCGATCCTCTGGACTTCGTGGCTCAGGATGAGGTCAAAACCGCCTCCCGTAAGCGCATCATCCCCATGATCGCCACCCGCAAGGCCGTGGAGCAGGCCATCAGCCGCCTGTACGGCAACGAGGGTACGGCACGGGTCATCGAGGAGATGAAGCGAGAGGCCGGCAGCAGCAGCGATGTCATCCCCGCCCAGATGGCGCAGGACACGGCGGACCCTCGGGAGTCCGCCCCCACCATCCGCTTCGTTAACGCCCTCATCGAGCGGGCCTATACCGAGCGGGCCAGTGACATCCATCTGGAGCCGCAGGAGGGCGAGATGGTGGTGCGGATGCGTATCGACGGTCTGCTCCGCCGCATCCTGACAGTGCCTGCCGACCTGCAGAATACCGTGATCTCCCGCCTGAAAATCATGGGCGGTATGAATATTGCCGAGCATAAGATCCCGCAGGACGGCCACGCCATCCAGTCGGTGCGGGGCCACAGTCTGGACCTGCGTATCTCCTCCATGCCCACGGTGTATGGCGAGAAGATGGTGCTGCGTCTGCTGGACAAGTCCGCTCAGGCCCTCAGCAAATCCCAGCTGGGACTGGAGGGGCAGGATCTTGACAACTACAACGCTCTGCTGCGAAACACCAGCGGCGTCATTCTTCTGGTGGGTCCCACGGGCTCCGGTAAGTCCACCACCATGTGCAACATGATCCGGGATCTGTCCCGTGAGGAGATCAACATCGTCACGCTGGAGGACCCGGTGGAGTACCACATCCCCGGCGTCAGCCAGTGCCAGATCAACGAAAAGACCGGCATGACCTTCGCCAGCGGCCTGCGAGCCATCCTGCGTCAGGACCCGGACATCATCTCCGTGGGTGAGATCCGGGACGGCGAGACGGCCTCCATCGCCATGCGGGCCGCCATCACCGGCCATCTGGTGTTCTCCACTCTGCACACCAACGACGCCGTGTCCGCCGTATACCGGCTCAAGGACGTGGGCGTGGAGCCGTGGCTGGTGGCCAGCGCCCTGCGGGGCGTGGTGAGCCAGCGTCTGCTGCGGAAGGTCTGCCCCCACTGCAAGAAGGGCTATCAGCCCTCTGCCGAGGAGCTGGCCCTGCTGGGGATGCCGGAGGACAGCCATGTCACCTTCTATAAGGGCGAGGGCTGCCCGGAGTGCCATCACTCCGGCTATACCGGCCGCCGGGCCGCTTTCGAGATCCTGATGCTCAACGGCCGCCTGCGGCGGCTCATCAGTGAGGGCGCCAACGAGGAGCGGCTGACGGAGGAGGCCCGCAAAAACGGCTTCCGCTCCATGAGGGAGAGCTGCCGCCGGCTGGTGCTGGAGGGTGTCACCTCCGCCGAGGAGGCCGCCCGCATCATCAACACCACAGTAGACGAGTAA